The following nucleotide sequence is from Pseudomonas sessilinigenes.
TGAAGCGGTCAAGGAATTGCCCCCTCTGGAGTGCTGGTAATCAAAGGTCCGGGATTATGCCACGACGGCGGCGCTTAGGCGTCGGCGGCGGCGGGGCTTTGTCGCATTGTGTTGCGCGGACCTGGGCGTTGCGACTTTCGTGCAGCGGTGTGAGTGCAGCTTAAGGGGCTAATATGGCACTTCTGCGGCGAATTGTTGCCGCGTTTGTGTGTCTGTTCTGAAAGTCCGAACCAGGAACCCCGCTTTATGCAAACCGCCTATACCGTCCTCATCATGCTGATGCTGGTGAGCCTCTCGCGTCTTGTCGGGCGGGTGATTCCACTGCCACTGCCCCTGGTGCAGATCAGTGCCGGGGCCCTGCTGGCCTGGCCGACCCTGGGCCTGCACGTGGCCCTGGACCCGGAGCTGTTCTTGTTCCTGTTCTTGCCGCCGCTGCTGTTTTCCGATGGCTGGCGCATGCCCAAGCGCGAGTTCTGGCGCTTGCGTGGCCCGATCCTGACCCTGGCCGTGGGGCTGGTGTTGTTTACCGTGGTCGGTGCCGGTTATTTCATCCACTGGCTGCTGCCGACCATCCCCTTGCCGGTGGCCTTCGCCCTGGCGGCGGTGTTGTCGCCTACCGACGCCGTGGCGGTCTCGGCGATTTCCCAGAATCGCCTGCCGACGCCGTTGATGCACATGCTCCAGGGCGAGGCGTTGATGAATGACGCCTCGGGCCTGGTGACCTTCAAGTTCGCCCTGGTGGCGGCGGTCACCGGGGTATTTTCCCTGGCCAATGCCAGCCTGACTTTCGTCCTGGTGGCGGTGGGTGGCCTGGCAGTGGGCGTGGCTCTGAGCTGGCTGGTGGGACGCCTGCGGGCCTGGATGATCGCCCGTGGCTGGGACGATCCGGCAACTCACGTGGTGTTCATGTTGCTGCTGCCGTTCGCCGCCTATGTGCTGGCCGAGCGCCTGGGGGCCTCGGGCATCCTTTCGGCGGTGGCGGCGGGGATGATGCAGAGCTGGCTCGACCTGCTGCCGCGCCAGACCAGCACCCGCCTGCTCAATCGCAGTGTCTGGTCGTTGCTGGAGTTCGCTTTCAACGGCCTGATCTTCCTGCTGCTGGGCCTGCAACTGCCGGACATCATCAAGGCGGTGGTCAGCCACGAGACTTCACTCTGGCCGACCCTGGCCTATCGCTGCCTGGATGTGGTGGCAATCTTCCTGGTGTTGCTGGTGCTGCGTTTCATCTGGGTGCAGAGCATCTGGCGCCTGTCGGGCCTGCTGCGGCGCTGGCGCGGCAAGGGCGAGCTGACCCTGGTGCCCACCGCGCGCTCCTGCTGGCTGCTGACCGTGGGCGGGGTGCGCGGGGCGGTGACGCTGGCCGGCGTGATGTCGGTGCCTCTATTTTTGGGCGCGGGTGAAGCCTTTCCCGAACGTGACCTGCTGATCTTCATTGCCGCCGGGGTGATCCTGCTGTCCCTGGTAGCGGCCTGCATCGCCTTGCCGCTGTTGCTGCGTGGCATCGTCAAGAGCCCTGACGACAAGCGTCGGGGTGAAGTGCGCGATGCCTGGCGCAAGACTGCCGAGGCGGCGATCCATGCGCTCGAAGCCGAGGAGGTCGCCGAGTCCGGCGAGGCTCCGGATGCCGCCCAGGCCGCCCTGAGCAGCGAGCTCAAGGGCCGGTTGATGGCCGAGTATCGGCACCAGCTGGAGGTCTACAACGATTCTGCCGAGGCCCAGGCCCTGGCCCAGCAGAT
It contains:
- a CDS encoding Na+/H+ antiporter, whose translation is MQTAYTVLIMLMLVSLSRLVGRVIPLPLPLVQISAGALLAWPTLGLHVALDPELFLFLFLPPLLFSDGWRMPKREFWRLRGPILTLAVGLVLFTVVGAGYFIHWLLPTIPLPVAFALAAVLSPTDAVAVSAISQNRLPTPLMHMLQGEALMNDASGLVTFKFALVAAVTGVFSLANASLTFVLVAVGGLAVGVALSWLVGRLRAWMIARGWDDPATHVVFMLLLPFAAYVLAERLGASGILSAVAAGMMQSWLDLLPRQTSTRLLNRSVWSLLEFAFNGLIFLLLGLQLPDIIKAVVSHETSLWPTLAYRCLDVVAIFLVLLVLRFIWVQSIWRLSGLLRRWRGKGELTLVPTARSCWLLTVGGVRGAVTLAGVMSVPLFLGAGEAFPERDLLIFIAAGVILLSLVAACIALPLLLRGIVKSPDDKRRGEVRDAWRKTAEAAIHALEAEEVAESGEAPDAAQAALSSELKGRLMAEYRHQLEVYNDSAEAQALAQQMDLLERRLRLKALRAQRLELYRLSRQHQIGDDVLREVLAELDLSEANLGQVK